The following are from one region of the Nicotiana tabacum cultivar K326 chromosome 3, ASM71507v2, whole genome shotgun sequence genome:
- the LOC107782072 gene encoding uncharacterized protein LOC107782072, protein MEKKQLDFNAPLLSVRKISSSLSPHERANKKIIERAPPNRQQSLPVKKSDWELSEVTKPVAVPFMWEQIPGRRKGDNEARANLRVEWSSSPRLPPGRLPETIRFYSGERPRTQNIYKSPAEGLPWIDHAALLDSLAESIYTRGDRASEDDANSDAPETLSPTESLSLDCSVSGLSGHQSSDSKPSGTFSIDSQTRDFMMSRFLPAAKAVVLETPQYVQKKQVPVSTEQPKPVPVERKPIVKQMESKPVSYYSGYPDDVGSEIEDDVSENQHKRPSKGWKFFPRICVKNSLCLLNPLPGLKVKTHVPTPSAQAVKRVSGMKPKTPQSPTSYAHEVKRLARKAYSGPLEKNTCDTINKQRFHSGVLSRELYKAENRSFSGQLPNPSDSCKLVGISPGRRSRSGAISPCRNVAPPSPFNEGTRFLGVPKEMESLWASRFDSFRKGCYTVKDKVPQQIGTGRFSDSPSEVVEKTLYIDSVDNVQISARNSASSKPKELVNSSGKNMKPLVKSSKVLENMDATARTQGAKDRNVSEKESKQVFEKESLDLVEASPISISTRKGPADHESLKLKQNLDTLSGALESSKVHPYGNLGTENEDNQNANGPKDSNLTSLESPIPPPLPKSPSESWLWRTLPSIPLRTPFSSLSSKKQNKKSHADGSKWETIVKTSNLHKDHVRYSEELYTLGSCQQSKA, encoded by the exons ATGGAGAAAAAGCAGCTGGATTTCAATGCACCACTTTTATCAGTGAGGAAAATTTCATCATCTTTATCCCCTCATGAGAGAGCAAATAAAAAGATTATAGAAAGGGCGCCACCGAATCGACAACAATCACTTCCTGTCAAAAAATCAGATTGGGAATTGAGTGAGGTGACTAAACCAGTAGCTGTTCCATTTATGTGGGAACAGATCCCTGGAAGACGAAAAGGTGACAATGAAGCCCGAGCTAACCTTCGAGTGGAGTGGTCAAGTAGTCCTAGGCTGCCCCCGGGAAGATTGCCAGAGACTATTCGGTTCTATTCGGGTGAAAGGCCTCGTACTCAAAACATTTACAAGTCTCCAGCTGAAGGACTTCCTTGGATTGATCATGCAGCTTTACTTGATAGCCTAGCGGAAAGTATATATACAAGAGGAGACAGAGCAAGTGAGGATGATGCCAATTCTGATGCTCCTGAAACATTGTCACCTACCGAATCCTTATCCTTGGACTGCAGTGTCAGTGGTTTGAGCGGACATCAAAGTTCAGATTCAAAACCATCTGGAACCTTTTCCATTGACTCCCAAACTAGAGACTTTATGATGAGTCGATTCTTACCTGCAGCAAAAGCTGTTGTTTTGGAGACGCCTCAGTATGTTCAAAAAAAGCAAGTTCCAGTCAGTACTGAACAACCCAAGCCAGTACCTGTGGAACGAAAGCCAATAGTTAAGCAGATGGAGTCTAAACCTGTCTCATATTATAGCGGCTATCCAGACGATGTAGGAAGTGAAATTGAAGATGATGTGTCTGAGAATCAGCACAAAAGACCAAGTAAAGGGTGGAAATTTTTCCCTCGGATTTGTGTGAAGAATTCTTTATGCCTATTAAATCCACTGCCAGGACTAAAAGTGAAGACACATGTTCCCACACCCTCAGCTCAAGCAGTAAAGAGAGTTTCAGGAATGAAACCAAAGACGCCACAGAGCCCCACATCTTATGCTCATGAAGTCAAGAGATTAGCTAGAAAAGCTTATAGTGGACCTCTTGAGAAG AATACTTGTGATACTATAAATAAGCAAAGATTTCACTCTGGAGTACTGTCTCGCGAGCTGTACAAAGCTGAAAATAGAAGTTTTTCCGGCCAACTGCCTAACCCTAGTGATTCATGTAAGCTAGTTGGAATCTCTCCTGGAAGACGTTCAAGAAGTGGGGCTATATCTCCCTGTCGAAATGTAGCACCCCCATCTCCATTCAATGAAGGTACTAGGTTTCTTGGTGTGCCAAAGGAAATGGAGAGTCTTTGGGCTAGCCGCTTTGATTCATTCCGGAAAGGTTGCTACACTGTCAAGGACAAAGTACCACAGCAGATTGGCACAGGAAGGTTTTCTGATTCACCAAGTGAAGTAGTTGAGAAAACATTGTACATAGATTCTGTAGATAATGTGCAAATTTCAGCCCGTAATTCTGCTTCTTCAAAGCCCAAGGAATTGGTGAACTCCTCTGGTAAGAATATGAAGCCACTGGTTAAAAGCAGTAAAGTACTAGAAAATATGGATGCCACCGCTCGTACTCAAGGTGCCAAAGACCGGAATGTTTCAGAGAAAGAGAGCAAACAGGTTTTTGAGAAGGAGTCCCTTGATTTGGTGGAAGCTTCTCCCATTTCCATATCAACACGCAAAGGCCCTGCTGATCATGAGTCTTTGAAACTAAAGCAAAATCTTGATACACTATCTGGAGCCTTAGAGTCTTCAAAAGTGCATCCCTATGGAAATTTAGGTACAGAAAATGAAGATAACCAAAATGCAAATGGCCCAAAAGATTCTAACCTTACCTCCTTGGAATCTCCTATACCACCACCCTTACCTAAATCTCCCTCTGAATCTTGGCTTTGGCGCACGCTGCCTTCCATCCCTTTGAGAACTCCGTTCTCAAGTTTGAGCTCCAAGAAGCAGAATAAGAAGTCCCATGCTGATGGTAGTAAGTGGGAGACTATTGTGAAAACTTCTAACTTGCATAAGGATCATGTCCGTTACTCCGAG GAACTATATACTCTTGGTTCTTGTCAGCAGAGCAAAGCTTGA